In a genomic window of Procambarus clarkii isolate CNS0578487 chromosome 10, FALCON_Pclarkii_2.0, whole genome shotgun sequence:
- the LOC123747384 gene encoding A-kinase anchor protein 5-like, which yields MSLSYMCSTITVAEQSTITVAEQSTITVAEQSTITVAEQSTIPVAEQSTITVAEQSTIPVAEQSTITVAEQSTIPVAEHPTITVAEHSTITVAEHSTITVAEHPTITVAEQSTITVAEHPTITVAEHPTITVAEQSTITVAEQSTITIAEHPTITVAEHPTITVAEQSTITIAEHPTITVAEHPTITVAEHPTITIAEHPTITIAEHPTITVAEHPTITVAEHPTITIAEHPTITVAEHPPITVAEHPTITVAEHPTIPVAEHPTITVAEHPTITVAEHPTLSEAHQPAIPYYLYYKRYIIPVH from the coding sequence ATGTCTTTGTCTTATATGTGTTCAACCATCACTGTAGCAGAACAGTCAACCATCACTGTAGCAGAACAGTCAACCATCACTGTAGCAGAACAGTCAACCATCACTGTAGCAGAACAGTCAACCATCCCTGTAGCAGAACAGTCAACCATCACTGTAGCAGAACAGTCAACCATCCCTGTAGCAGAACAGTCAACCATCACTGTAGCAGAACAGTCAACCATCCCTGTAGCAGAACACCCAACCATCACTGTAGCAGAACACTCAACCATCACTGTAGCAGAACACTCAACCATCACTGTAGCAGAACACCCAACCATCACTGTAGCAGAACAGTCAACCATCACTGTAGCAGAACACCCAACCATCACTGTAGCAGAACACCCAACCATCACTGTAGCAGAACAGTCAACCATCACTGTAGCAGAACAGTCAACCATCACTATAGCAGAACACCCAACCATCACTGTAGCAGAACACCCAACCATCACTGTAGCAGAACAGTCAACCATCACTATAGCAGAACACCCAACCATCACTGTAGCAGAACACCCAACCATCACTGTAGCAGAACACCCAACCATCACTATAGCAGAACACCCAACCATCACTATAGCAGAACACCCAACCATCACTGTAGCAGAACACCCAACCATCACTGTAGCAGAACACCCAACCATCACTATAGCAGAACACCCAACCATCACTGTAGCAGAACACCCACCCATCACTGTAGCAGAACACCCAACCATCACTGTAGCAGAACACCCAACCATCCCTGTAGCAGAACACCCAACCATCACTGTAGCAGAACACCCAACCATCACTGTAGCAGAACACCCAACCCTTTCTGaagcacaccaaccagccattccATATTATTTATACTATAAGAGATATATAATACCTGTCCATTAG
- the LOC138363283 gene encoding uncharacterized protein, which translates to MIAPVLRITRHSPCVGDYWEDSPCAVDCWEDSQCVGDYWEDSPCAGDYWEDSPCAVDYWEDSPCARDYWEDSPCAVDYWEDSQCVGDYWEDSPCAGDYWEDSPCAVDYWEDSQCVGDYWEDSPCAGDYWEDSPCAVDYWEDSPCARDYWEDSPCAGDYWEDSPCAGDYWEDSPCVGDYWEDSPCAGDYWEDSPCAGDYWEDSPCAGDYWEDSPCAGDYWEDSPCAGDYWEDSPCAGDYWEDSPCAGDYWEDSPCTGDYWEDSPCAGDYWEDSPCAVDYWEDSPCAVDYWEDSPCAGDYWEDSPCTGDYWEDSPCAGDYWEDSPCAGDYWEDSPCAGDYWEDSPCAGDYWEDSPCAVDY; encoded by the coding sequence TTACTAGACATAGCCCCTGTGTTGGGGACTACTGGGAAGATAGCCCCTGTGCTGTGGATTGCTGGGAAGATAGCCAATGTGTTGGGGACTACTGGGAAGATAGCCCCTGTGCTGGGGACTACTGGGAAGATAGCCCCTGTGCTGTGGATTACTGGGAAGATAGCCCCTGTGCTAGGGACTACTGGGAAGATAGCCCCTGTGCTGTGGATTACTGGGAAGATAGCCAATGTGTTGGGGACTACTGGGAAGATAGCCCCTGTGCTGGGGACTACTGGGAAGATAGCCCCTGTGCTGTGGATTACTGGGAAGATAGCCAATGTGTTGGGGACTACTGGGAAGATAGCCCCTGTGCTGGGGACTACTGGGAAGATAGCCCCTGTGCTGTGGATTACTGGGAAGATAGCCCCTGTGCTAGGGACTACTGGGAAGATAGCCCCTGTGCTGGGGACTACTGGGAAGATAGCCCCTGTGCTGGGGACTACTGGGAAGATAGCCCCTGTGTTGGGGACTACTGGGAAGATAGCCCCTGTGCTGGGGACTACTGGGAAGATAGCCCCTGTGCTGGGGACTACTGGGAAGATAGCCCCTGTGCTGGGGACTACTGGGAAGATAGCCCCTGTGCTGGGGACTACTGGGAAGATAGCCCCTGTGCTGGGGACTACTGGGAAGATAGCCCCTGTGCTGGGGACTACTGGGAAGATAGCCCCTGTGCTGGGGACTACTGGGAAGATAGCCCCTGTACTGGGGACTACTGGGAAGATAGCCCCTGTGCTGGGGACTACTGGGAAGATAGCCCCTGTGCTGTGGATTACTGGGAAGATAGCCCCTGTGCTGTGGATTACTGGGAAGATAGCCCCTGTGCTGGGGACTACTGGGAAGATAGCCCCTGTACTGGGGACTACTGGGAAGATAGCCCCTGTGCTGGGGACTACTGGGAAGATAGCCCCTGTGCTGGGGACTACTGGGAAGATAGCCCCTGTGCTGGGGACTACTGGGAAGATAGCCCCTGTGCTGGGGACTACTGGGAAGATAGCCCCTGTGCTGTGGATTACTAG